CCCTCCCGGACATCCATCCCGCCAAGACCGAGGAATTCGTCTGTGGCGACGTCAACACCACTCTCATCCAGACAGCCCTCGGCCGGACCATCATGGTGCAGCACGATGTGGTGAGCCCCCGACCCTATTCCCGCATCAACGGGATGGTCGGCACCAGGGGTTCCTTCTTCGGCTTTCCCGATCGCCTGGCCCTCGACCGGGAAGGCGCCCATGAATGGCTGCCCGAGGACAAGCTCAGATCCTATCTTGCCCGCTTCGACAGCCCGCTCTGGAAGAAACAGGACGACGGAGCCGTCACCGGCGGACATGGCGGCATGGACTTCGTCATGATGTCCCGCCTGATCGAGTCCCTCCAGATCGGCCGCTACCCGGACATCGATGTTTACGATGCCGTCGCCTGGAGCAGCGTCTTTCCGCTCAGCGTGGCCTCCGTCGGGCGCAGGAGCGAACCGGTCCTCGCACCGGATTTCACCCGCGACCGCTGGAAGACCAATAAGCGCATATTTCTTCCTGAAGTCTGATGTTCCGGGGCGTTCCTATACGGTTTCAACGAAACGGCGGTTCCGGGACCTCCCGCTTTGGCCATTTCGCCCCCGGCAGACCTCACCATACCCGGCACCTTGCCCGCCGACTCCGGACCGCACCATGAGCTCCCTCACACTCTCCCTTCCTCACCGCCCCGGCAACCCCCGCAATTCCGAGGGCGCCTTCCTCGATCTCGCGGATGGCGGCATCCTCTTTGCCTACACCCGGTTCACCGGCAGCTCGTGGGGCGATCACGCCAGCGCCGTCATCGCCGCCCGGATTTCCAGGGACGGCGGACGGACCTGGAGCCGACGGGACCGGACAATCGTCCAGGCCGAGGGCCGGTGCAACGTCATGAGCGTCTCCCTCCTCCGGATGAATGACGGCGCCATCGGACTCTTCACCATCCGCAAGAACTCCCTCAACGACTGCGTTCCCTACCTGCGGCGCTCCAGGGACGAAGGCCGAACCTGGTCGCGACCCGTCCGGTGCATTCCCGCGCCCGGCTACTGGGTCGTGAACAACGACCGGGTCATCCGACTCCAATCCGGCCGCCTGATCCTCCCGGCCGCGCTTCATCGCAGCAAGAAACAGAGCAGGGAGATCGACTACACCTCCTTCGAGTCACGTGGTCTGGCCTTCTTCTTCCTCTCCGATGACGATGGCCGGACCTGGCGCGAGGCCCGGGACTGGTGGGCTCTCCCCCGGCGGAGCGGATCCGGCCTCCAGGAACCCGGCGCGGTCGAACTGCCGGACGGTTCGCTCTATGCCTGGTGCCGGACCGACATCGGACGCCAGTGGGAAATGCGCTCACGCGATGGAGGAGAGACCTGGAGCCGGCCGCGACCATCACCGTTCCATTCACCGAACGCCCCCCTGTCGATCAAGCGCATCCCCCGGCTCAATACCCATCTCGCCATCTGGAATGATCACCATCCGGATCGGTGGACGGCGGAAACCCATGCCGAGTCGAAGTACCAACCCAACACCAGCTGGGGCCGCACTCCGCTGGCGGCGGCGCTCGGCGAGCCGGGCACCCATCAATGGACCACGCCGATCCTGATCGAGGACGATCCCGACCGCGGGTTCTGCTACACCGCCATCCATCCGACCCGGGATGCCGTTCTCCTCGCCTACTGTTGCGGCGGCCGGGGATCGGCCGTCCTCCAGGACCTCTGCATCCGCCGGATCGGACTGGGCGAACTCAGCCAACGGTCCGGATACTCCGCCGAAAACAAAACGTAGTATGCTACGTATTCTTTTAGGCCCGAAAACAAAACGTAGCACACTAGAATGGCGCTTGGCCAGCGAAAGAGTCGGATCAGCCAACGAGGTGTTGACTGCTCTTCGACGGCGGGTCCGGAGGCCCTCGCCCTGACAACTGAAATCGGAGCATCCGTGGCAGGGCTGGACGTCCCCGGCCAGCCGCAACGGTTGTCCGAGACAAAACAACGACAAGCACCCTTAACCAAGCGCCATTCTAGCACACTACGGTTGGTTCATCCGTCAAAACTCCGCTCACCCGCCCCTCTCCCGCAGCCCCATCCCCCCAGACCTGATCGTGCGAATGATGCCTCCGTTCTCCGTTCTTCAGTCCTCTCTCCTCGCCGTCCTCGCCTTTTCCGCAGCGGCCCTTTCCGCCGCCGAAGTCCCGGAACCCGTCACCATCCGGGTCCATGCCGGCTCACATGACCGGCTGGCCACTGCGGTGCGCGTCCGGATCGGCGACTCCCGGACCTCCTGGCAACTGACCGGGCCCGACGGGCAGATCCTCCCGCACCAGCTCAACCTGGGCTCGGATCTGGTGTTCCGGACCGGCCGGATCGCCGCCGGGGCCACGGCCGACTATCGCTTCGGTCCGGCCAGCCGCCCGGCGGACACCTCCCCGGGTGGCATCCTGACCCATTATGATGAAGAGGGACTGCGCTTTGCGGGCGCGGGAGAGTCGCTTGCCTTCTACCGTATAGTCCCCATCGAACTGGAGGGAACCGGGATCGATCCGCTCTACCGCCGGGCCGGCTACCTCCACCCGCTCAGGACACTCAATGGGGTCACCGTAACCGACGACTTCCCGCCCGACCACCTCCATCACCACGGCATCTGGTCAGCCTGGACCAGGACCGGCTTCCAGGGGCGGAATCCGGATTTCTGGAATATGGGGAAGGGATCGGGCGGGGTCGCCTTCAAGAGCCTCGAGGAAGCCTGGGAGGGGCCGGTCGAGGCCGGATTCATCGCCTCTCATGAATTCTTTGAGCGACGGGACGACGGCCTCGACCAACCGGTTCTGATCGAACGCTGGACAACCCATATCCATGCGCCGCATCCCGAAGATGCGGGTGCCTGGTTCTTCGATCTCGAACTCGAACAGACAACCGCAGGGCCCGACCCCCTCGAATTGCTCGAATACCACTACGGGGGGGTGGCCGTCCGCGGCAACGGCGCCTGGAATGGGGCCGAAAACGCGCATTTTCTCAACGCGGACGGCGAATCGGATCGCATCGCGGCCAATGCCTCGCGCAACCGCTGGTGCGCGATGAGCGGCCCGGTCGATGGAGCGATCGCGGGAATCGCCTTCCTCGATCACCCGGAAAACCTCCGGTCTCCACA
The Opitutaceae bacterium genome window above contains:
- a CDS encoding sialidase family protein; translation: MSSLTLSLPHRPGNPRNSEGAFLDLADGGILFAYTRFTGSSWGDHASAVIAARISRDGGRTWSRRDRTIVQAEGRCNVMSVSLLRMNDGAIGLFTIRKNSLNDCVPYLRRSRDEGRTWSRPVRCIPAPGYWVVNNDRVIRLQSGRLILPAALHRSKKQSREIDYTSFESRGLAFFFLSDDDGRTWREARDWWALPRRSGSGLQEPGAVELPDGSLYAWCRTDIGRQWEMRSRDGGETWSRPRPSPFHSPNAPLSIKRIPRLNTHLAIWNDHHPDRWTAETHAESKYQPNTSWGRTPLAAALGEPGTHQWTTPILIEDDPDRGFCYTAIHPTRDAVLLAYCCGGRGSAVLQDLCIRRIGLGELSQRSGYSAENKT
- a CDS encoding PmoA family protein — its product is MMPPFSVLQSSLLAVLAFSAAALSAAEVPEPVTIRVHAGSHDRLATAVRVRIGDSRTSWQLTGPDGQILPHQLNLGSDLVFRTGRIAAGATADYRFGPASRPADTSPGGILTHYDEEGLRFAGAGESLAFYRIVPIELEGTGIDPLYRRAGYLHPLRTLNGVTVTDDFPPDHLHHHGIWSAWTRTGFQGRNPDFWNMGKGSGGVAFKSLEEAWEGPVEAGFIASHEFFERRDDGLDQPVLIERWTTHIHAPHPEDAGAWFFDLELEQTTAGPDPLELLEYHYGGVAVRGNGAWNGAENAHFLNADGESDRIAANASRNRWCAMSGPVDGAIAGIAFLDHPENLRSPQPLRVHPTEPYFCYSPSQLGPFTIDPNTPYRARYRIVVFDGEADPGQLDRLWNDFAHPPEVETIDSDEPKAVSR